The genomic region GTGACCATGCCCCCGATCAGGGCGCGCGGGAAGGTGCGCGGCGCGTCGATGGTCTCCTCGGCGACGTTGGCGGCGTTCTCGAAGCCGGTCATCGCGAAGAACGCCAGCGCCACGCCGGCGATCACCCCGAGCACCGCGTTGGACTCGGTGGTCTCGAACTCCACCAGCGTCGTGAACCGGGCGTCGCCCTGGGCGATGTACCAGATCCCGATCAGCAGCACGATGGCCAGGCCGGCGATCTCGACGAAGGTCATCAGCATGTTCGCGACCGCGGACTCGGTGATGCCGATGAAGTTCACGATCGCCAGCGCGATGATGAAGGCCACGGTCAGCAGCAGCTCGGGCGGCAGCGCCCACACCTCCTGGAAGTACGACGCGAAGCCGGTCGCGAGCGACCCGGCCGCGGCGTACGTCGCGGAGAGCATGCAGATCGTGATCAGGAAGGTCAGCACCGGGTTGCGGAACGCCTTGTTGACGTACAGCGCCGCGCCGGCGGCCTGGGGGTACTTCGTGACCAGCTCGGCGTAGGCCAGCCCGGTGATCGTGGCGACCGTGATGCCGACCGCGAAAGCGATCCAGAACGCCCCGCCGACCGCGAGGGCGACCGAGCCGATCAGCACGTAGATGCCGGAGCCGAGCACGTCCCCGAGGACGTAGAAGTAGAGCAGCCGTCCGGTGATCCCCTGCTTCAGGCCCTCGTCGTCGACCCCCTCGCCGACCTCCTGCGTCTCGCTCACGGCTGCCTCCTGCTCGGGGTGGACGACCGGCTCGGACCCGGCGAAACGACCGGGGGTACCCGGGTCGCCGGAGCGCGAAACGATCGGTCCGGGCAGGCGGGCTAGAGCAGTCGGCGGTCCGAGGCCCAGCGGGTCAGCTCGTGCCGGGAGGAGAGCTGGAGCTTGCGCAGCACGTTCGACATGTGGGTCTCGACGGTCTTGATCGAGATGAACAGCTCCTTGGCGACCTCCTTGTAGGCGTAGCCACGGGCGATCAGCCGCATCACCTCCCGCTCCCGCTCGGTCAGCCGGTCCAGGTCCTCGTCGACGGCCGCGACCTCGATGGAGCCGGCGAACGCGTCCAGGACGAAGCCCGCCAGCCGGGGCGAGAACACGGCGTCGCCGTCGGCGACCCGCCGGATCGCGGAGACCAGCTCCGGTCCGGTGATCGTCTTGGTGACGTAGCCGCGGGCGCCGCCGCGGATGGTGCCGATGACGTCCTCGGCGGCGTCGGAGACGCTCAGCGCCAGGTAGCAGGTCCCGGGGGCGGAGTCGCGCCGCATCACCTCCACGCCCCCGCCCCCGGGCAGGTGTACGTCGAGCAGGACCACGTCGGGCCGGTGCTGGGCGACCGCGGCGACCGCCTCGTCGACGTCCGCGGCCTCCGCGACGACCTCCACGACGCCGGCACCGGCGGCCTCCAGCTCCGCGCGCACCCCGCGGCGGAACATCGCGTGGTCATCGACCACCACCACCCGCACCGGGGCGTCGGGCTCACTCATCGTCGTCTCCTCGTGGTTCCTGGTGGTGCGGGCGGGGCTGGTGCAGGTGCACCTCGGTGCCCTCGCCCGGGGTCGAGCGGATCTGCGCGGTCCCGCCGTGGCGCTCCATGCGGTCCACGATGCTGCGGCGTACGCCGTAGCGGTCCGGCGGCACGGCGTCGGGGTCGAACCCCCGGCCGCGGTCGCGCACGAAGACGTCCACCTGCGCGTCGACGACCTCGGCGTACAGGTCGGCGCGACCGGTGCCGGCGTGCTTGGCGACGTTGGTCAGGGCCTCCCGGGTCGCGGCGAGCAGCGGGCGCAGGGACTCCTCGACGGGAGCGTCGCCGACCGTGACCACGTCCACCGAGATGCCGTGGGCGTCCTCGACCTCCGCCGCCGCGCCGCGCAGGGCGCTCGCGATCGTGCTCTGGTCGGTCGACTCCCCCGAATAGAGCCAAGCCCGCAGGTCGCGCTCCTGGGAGCGGGCCAGCCGCGCCACCGTGGCAGCGTCGTCGGCGTTCTTCTGGATCAGCGCCAGCGTCTGGAGGACCGAGTCGTGCAGGTGGGCGGCGACGTCGGCGCGCTCCTGGGTGCGGACCCGCTCCTCGCGCTCCGCCGAGAGGTCGCTGGCCAGCCGGTGGATCCACGGACCAGCCACGACCCCGACGCCGACGAGCACCAGCACCGCTCCGGCCAGGACCCCGCGGGCGTCGCTGAGCGAGCGACCGTCGAAGCCCACGATCAGGGCCGCGGAGAGCACGAGCAGCACGCCGGTGACGATCCGGGCGATCGCTGGCCAGCCGCCGCTGCCGAAGATGATGCTGAACGGGTCGATGCGGTCGGTGGTGTCGCGCCAACGCTCACGCTGGGCCTCGTCGGCCTGCCGCCAGAGCAGGGCCAGCCCGAGGACGCCGATGAACAGCGGCCACAGGATCGCCCCCCGGCCCAGCGCGGCCTCGACCATCAGCAGCACGCCCAGGCCCAGCGCGGCCAGCGCGATCGAGGGCCCGACGTCCAGCAGGCGCCGGCGCCGGCCGGGACGGCGCCCGGACCGGGTCGCGCTCTCCAGGCCCGGCGCCTGGGTCTCGAAGTGGGCCTCGGCGGGCAGCACCATCCACAGGGCGGCGTACATCACCACGCCCAGCAGGCCGAGCACCGAGGTGAGCACGAACGCGGCGCGCACCCACAGCACCTGCACTCCCAGGTGCCGGGCCAGTCCCGCGGCCACGCCGCCGATGACCACGTCCTGGGTGTCGCGGTAGGCCTTGCGGACCTCGCGGGAGCCGGCGGGGGCGCTGGTGGTGGTCATGACCGGTTCATCGTCACACAGCGCGGGCCCGCGGGGCATCGGGTCCGACCCCGGCCCGACCCTGACCCGCCACCACCGCAGACCCCGGTCCCGATCAGGTCGGACTCAGGGGCGTCCCCGATGGTCGCGGGCGGCTCGAGGCAGCAGGCTGGTGCCATGACCAGCAGCCCTCCCGATGCACCCACCGAGCCCGACGGCGGGCCCCGGGTCTCCCGCGACGACGTCCGCGACCTGGGTCGCCTGCGTCGCAGCACCACCGACCGCCGGGTCGCCGGCGTCGCCGGCGGGCTCGGTCGGCACCTGGACGTCGACCCCGTCGTGCTTCGGGTCGCGCTGGTCGTGCTGATCTTCTTCGGCGGGGCCGGCCTGATCGTGTACGCCGGCTGCTGGCTGCTGGTGCCCGAGGACGACGGCCGCCCGCCGATCGTGCCGCTCGACGAGCGCAGCCGCACCGTCGCGCTGGTCATCGTGGGGACCGTCGCCGGGCTGAGCCTGCTCGGCGACACCCTCGGCGGCTGGGGCTACCCCTGGCCGCTGGCGCTGCTGGCAGTGGTCGCGGCCGTGGCGCTGACCCGGCGCAAGCCGCCCGCGCCGGTCTACGGCCCCCCGGCCCCGGGCTACGGGCCACCCGCCCCCGGCTACGGGCCACCTGCCCCGGGGTACGGGCCCCCGGCCCCCG from Nocardioides pantholopis harbors:
- a CDS encoding APC family permease, encoding MSETQEVGEGVDDEGLKQGITGRLLYFYVLGDVLGSGIYVLIGSVALAVGGAFWIAFAVGITVATITGLAYAELVTKYPQAAGAALYVNKAFRNPVLTFLITICMLSATYAAAGSLATGFASYFQEVWALPPELLLTVAFIIALAIVNFIGITESAVANMLMTFVEIAGLAIVLLIGIWYIAQGDARFTTLVEFETTESNAVLGVIAGVALAFFAMTGFENAANVAEETIDAPRTFPRALIGGMVTAGIIYVLVAMATALTVEVGVLQDAGAAGDPALLEVIEEGIIPVPVGFMTILFAIIAMVAITNTTLVALVTQSRILYGMAREDIVPGIFGKIHSTRRSPWVALIFSALVVIGLLISGADIARLATVTVVFTLFIYALVIVSALKLRGHDEDERTFTAPRALLLLGIIGNMVLLVYVVYDDPASLLWCAALLAIGLVLYILESIFGDRGGRQGTPDPDASPQTQPHTASPTEEG
- a CDS encoding LuxR C-terminal-related transcriptional regulator translates to MSEPDAPVRVVVVDDHAMFRRGVRAELEAAGAGVVEVVAEAADVDEAVAAVAQHRPDVVLLDVHLPGGGGVEVMRRDSAPGTCYLALSVSDAAEDVIGTIRGGARGYVTKTITGPELVSAIRRVADGDAVFSPRLAGFVLDAFAGSIEVAAVDEDLDRLTEREREVMRLIARGYAYKEVAKELFISIKTVETHMSNVLRKLQLSSRHELTRWASDRRLL
- a CDS encoding ATP-binding protein, whose translation is MTTTSAPAGSREVRKAYRDTQDVVIGGVAAGLARHLGVQVLWVRAAFVLTSVLGLLGVVMYAALWMVLPAEAHFETQAPGLESATRSGRRPGRRRRLLDVGPSIALAALGLGVLLMVEAALGRGAILWPLFIGVLGLALLWRQADEAQRERWRDTTDRIDPFSIIFGSGGWPAIARIVTGVLLVLSAALIVGFDGRSLSDARGVLAGAVLVLVGVGVVAGPWIHRLASDLSAEREERVRTQERADVAAHLHDSVLQTLALIQKNADDAATVARLARSQERDLRAWLYSGESTDQSTIASALRGAAAEVEDAHGISVDVVTVGDAPVEESLRPLLAATREALTNVAKHAGTGRADLYAEVVDAQVDVFVRDRGRGFDPDAVPPDRYGVRRSIVDRMERHGGTAQIRSTPGEGTEVHLHQPRPHHQEPRGDDDE